In the genome of Schistocerca piceifrons isolate TAMUIC-IGC-003096 unplaced genomic scaffold, iqSchPice1.1 HiC_scaffold_2099, whole genome shotgun sequence, the window gtcacaggaatggttcaaatatagtcagtaagaagagtcagtcttcttgtacttaagtcatcattgtgcattttctatttaattctgatgcaatttctatgtttcatcgtcaaatagaaggtccaagggatacagtaaacttggagtgaagcatcggaatctataactagtgtcacaggaatggttcaaaacacagacagtaagaagagtcagacttcttttacctaagtcggcattgtaccttttgtgtttaggccgatgcaatttctgtgttgcatcgtcaataagaaggtccaagggaaacagtaaacctggagtgaagcgtcagagtctataacttgtgtcacaggaatggttcaaagcatagacagtaagaagagtcagtctacttgtacataattcggcattgtgccttttgtatttaattccgatgcaatttctgtgactcatcgtcaataaaatggtccaagggatacagtaatcctgaagttaagcatcggaatctataactagtgtcacaggaatggttcaaagcatagtcagtaagaagtgtcagtcttcttgtacttcagtcgtcattgtgccttttgtatttaattccgatgcaattagtgtgtttcatcgtcaataagaaggtccaagggatacagtaaacctcaagtgaagcatcggaataaaaaactagtgtcacaggaatggttcaaaacatagagagtaggaagagtcagtcttcttgtacttaagtcggcattgtgctttttctatataattgcgatgcgatttctgtgtctcattgtcaataggaaggtacaagggatacagtaaacctgaagtgaagcatcggaatctataactagtgccacaggaatggttcaaaacataatcagtaagaagagtcagtcttcttgtacttaagtcgtcattgtgcctttctatttaactccgttgcaatttctgtgtttcatcgtcactaagaaggtccaagggacacagtaaacctggagagaagcatcggaatctataattagtgtcacaggaatggttcaaacacagacagtaagatgagtcagtcttcttgtacataagtcagcattgtgccttttgtatttaattccgacgcaatttctgtgtttcatcgtcaataagaacgtcagagggatatagtaaatctgaagtgaagcatcggaatccataactagtgtcacaggaatggttcaaaacatagacaataagaagagtcagtcttcttgtccttaagtcttcattgtgcattttgtatttaattccgatgaaatttctgtgttttatcgtcaataagaaggtcagagggatactgtaaacctgaaatgaaacatcggaatctataactagtgtcacaggaatggttcaaagcatagtcagtaagaagagtcagtctacttgtacttatgtcggcattgtgccttttctatttatttccgatacaatttctgtgtttcatcgttaatatgaaggtctaagggatacagtaaacctgaagtgaagcatcggaatctataactagtgtcacaggaatggttcaaaacatagttagtaagaagagtcagtcttcttgtacttttgtcggcattgtgccttttgtatttaaccctgctgttctgttcgggtctatatgacccgaaacgaatatgaacgttattttacattatgtaaataccaatatatatttatgaaactttgtgactttgtctgaaaatggatgagcagcatgtgttttaaaaggttttaaaaaagtttaagaagtttgggcttcaactgtaatagttgcatatgtaatgttcgggtcataatgacccgacacaaatatgtttagtgtaactcgtatttatttctaaaatctggaaatggcgaaaattatttttgttgtgttgtgtgggaatagtgactgcatcattccaacttactctcaacaatcacctaaagctccatgcgttcacaacaatgggcttgtttgttgctttccccaggaaataataattggcagttctcaataattggaatgctttgtttctgcccagtttgacttgtgacaccatggcgatgagaccattgaatgatcgtgagttggaagaaatagtaaatgcctcaccagatgaaggatcactttctgagtttgaagatcacatcagcaatgcatctgaaagcgagtgttccgatgacagttacgacagtccacagcccatacaaaatagtgtagagacttttctttctaaaaatgggaatatagaatggcagttgcatccaccagcacaacatggtcgcctaccagcttcgaacatcatcaagagtaccccaggagttaccaggtatgcagtcagcagaatatctgatgtaaaatgttcatttgaagcagtatttcacacagcgcttcaaaatgaaataatagagatgacaaatattgaagggcagcgagtttatggtgaacagtggacagatattgatggttctgttttccatgcatacttaggactcttactcctagcgggtgtatatcgatctcatggggagtctacaaaaagtttgtgggataaagatactgggcgaaacatatttcgagcaaccatgtctcatgaaacattctgtaagatatcacgtgtcctgcgatttgacaagaaatctactagagaggaaagacgacgtactgacaaacttgccgcaattcgtagtatttgggagaagtgggtagaggtccttcctaaactgtataatccaggagaaaatgttactgttgacgagcagttagtagcatttagaggtcgctgtccattcaagcagtatatcccaagtaaaccggcaaaatatgggatcaaaatatggaccatgtgtgacagcaaaacttcatacgtactgaaagcccaaatttatacaggaaaggtgagtggagcggcaccagaaagaaatcagggaatgagggtggtatctgatctcacttctgagttacgtggtcagaatatcacgtgtgacaacttttttacgtcgtacaatttggggcagctgcttctgaaaaggaaattgactatgttgggaactatacggaaaaataagccggagcttccacacaaaatgaccaacaaggaggtacacagctcttcattttacttcacaaatgacactactgtggttaattatattcctaagagacacaagaatgttgtacttatgagcactctccaccatgatgcggaaatcagtgacagggctgataagaagccaaaaatgattttggactataattcaaccaaaggtgctgtagacacgcttgatcagttattaggtacatatacatgcaaacgaaaaagtaataggtggccaatgatagttttctacaatattcttgatgtttctgcttataatgcatacgttttgtggatttcggttgaccctaattggaatgcaagcaaattgactagaaggagaatattcttggaggaacttggaaagtcactgataaaagaacatattgcatcaagaacgcatttcccaagaacagaagattctttgagaatggtcacaagcatccaaaacccgaatgatgtgggtggtgtgtcagaatcggtaacaacaagaaaatctacaaaacgtgcacgctgtaagttctgtccatcaagtaatgacaataaaacaaacatggtgtgtggaaaatgtagtaaacatatttgcaagaaacatgtaacctacttgtgtccacagtgcaagcagtaagaaaagaactgtagtattttataagatgattgtattgaaaattctgttgtttcaaatttatgtgaatacttgtgcctaaactacaatcagtaagaagagaggattctaaagttgtagtgctttctatgttggaatgtaataaaaaaactgtagtgtgttctgtactgtagtgtgctctaagatgaatatctgtaatgacaactgtctgttgttagaaaatgtcaatacttacgtctaaactgtcaacaataagaatagaagtatggaaaaactgtagtgctttctaagttgaatgcctgtaatggaaactgtctgttgtttcaaatttatgtgcatatttaaatgaaaaatatccctcaataaagttgtatgcattgttattattattattattaccatt includes:
- the LOC124741998 gene encoding piggyBac transposable element-derived protein 4-like translates to MRPLNDRELEEIVNASPDEGSLSEFEDHISNASESECSDDSYDSPQPIQNSVETFLSKNGNIEWQLHPPAQHGRLPASNIIKSTPGVTRYAVSRISDVKCSFEAVFHTALQNEIIEMTNIEGQRVYGEQWTDIDGSVFHAYLGLLLLAGVYRSHGESTKSLWDKDTGRNIFRATMSHETFCKISRVLRFDKKSTREERRRTDKLAAIRSIWENKTSYVLKAQIYTGKVSGAAPERNQGMRVVSDLTSELRGQNITCDNFFTSYNLGQLLLKRKLTMLGTIRKNKPELPHKMTNKEVHSSSFYFTNDTTVVNYIPKRHKNVVLMSTLHHDAEISDRADKKPKMILDYNSTKGAVDTLDQLLGTYTCKRKSNRWPMIVFYNILDVSAYNAYVLWISVDPNWNASKLTRRRIFLEELGKSLIKEHIASRTHFPRTEDSLRMVTSIQNPNDVGGVSESVTTRKSTKRARCKFCPSSNDNKTNMVCGKCSKHICKKHVTYLCPQCKQYWNRTTMSIAKTVPKFMFLKHFDMSGHIDPNSIYVK